The DNA sequence CACTCTTCTGCACCTACATACTTCCATATACATGTGTTTGGATGCCTTTGCTATGCTTCCACTTTGACCCACAATCAATCAAAATTCGATGCTTGAGCTCAACGATGCATATTCCTTGGTTACCCATATGGTGTCAAAGGATATAAGCTATATGACTTAGATAGCCactcgatttttttttcaatggatGTTGTTTTCCAAGAATCAATTTTCCCTTTTCAATCCCAACCAACTCATCAATTCACCTTCCCTCCAACCCTCGAAAGTCTTCTCGGCCATGGTGACAACCAGGCTATTTGCAGAAATACCATTGTCAAATGGCCTCCTCTTCACACCCACTTCCATCTTCCTCCATGCATACAAGTCTGCTAAAGCTAGGTAATCCTCATGGCATATCTTCcttcttatcatatcataaactCTCTATTTCTCACCGTGCTTTTGTCCTAGCTATCTCATCTAATGTCAAACCCCGCACCTTTTTTCAAGCTGTCAAACATTCACATTGGTGTGAGGTAATCGCTGCAAAAATTCGGGCACTTGAGGAAAACAATACTTGGACCATCACCACTCTTCCTCCTGGCAAACGTCCCATTAGTTGAAATGgatatacaaaatcaaatatCGAGCAGATGGCCATATTGAGCGTTACAAAGCTCGTCTAGTTTCCAAAGGATATACTCAACGTAAGGGTCTCGACTACCATGAAACATTGTCTCCAATGGCCAAACTCACTATTTTACGATGTCTTCTAGCCGTAGCTACTATCCAAAATTGGCAATTGCACCAGCTGGATGTAACTAACGCCTTCTTACATAACAACCTCTATGAGGAAGTCTACATGTCGAACCCACCGGGTTTCAATCGTGAGGGGGAGAATCGAGTATGCCAACTACACATGTCTctctatggtttaaaacaagTCTCCCGACAGtggttttctaaattttctgaTTCTCTTATCAAGCATGGCTTCACTCAATCTCAATGTGATCACTCCTTTTTAACTCGAGCACACGGCTCGTCATTTGTTGCCTTACTCGTCTATGTGGACGATATAATCATAGCCTACATTACCCGAGCTCTAGGCCCAACCCTTTTGAAGTCAGCCCAGATGCATGAAGCCCAACCCACGAGCACTCGATGAGAGACGGGAAGCGTCGTTTTGGGAGGGATTAATTTCCCTTTTGCTcctgcactgtttttcttcttcactgAGTTCCTCTGCTCTGCAGTTCCGCGAATCTTTCATTTCCGTGCAACTACTCCCCACGTCTCCACGGTTTTAATTTCGGTTCCGCACTTGAAGTGTTTCCTTCACCACAATTTCGAACTACTTAGACCCTCTCTTGCGCAGACTTTTGGTTCATCTTGGCTAGCGCTTCTGGTTCCGTGGGTCTCAACTTTCTGGTTCTTCGAAGGTGAGCCATCGtcctctctctcgttctctgtttatttttttccctgtcTTCACCAGCAGTTCGTGAGTTTTTTCTTTGGGCTTTGTCACTTTGCAGCATATTTATGGGTACCGAAAGTCTGGGTGCCATGGTTGGATTTCTTCCTCTGGGTTCTTGTTTTTCCTTTCGGTAACTCCCGCCCACTcactgaattttttttctcttaatccTATACCTTGCTGTTACACATTCCATAGAtcctcttttatatttatttttttccttcggTTTGTCAATCGCACACATACATGCTGTCTTGGCTTGTCGTGCATACACTCAGACATTAATCCTTCTTTGCGCAGACCACTAGCATTTTCAGTGGAGGATTCTATGACATTTATTTTGGGTTGATGTTTtatatgttggattgtggtggagtGTGATGGAATTTTGAAGTTGAGGAGTATGTTTTTCGGAAGGcgttgtgagactgttttgggcTATTAATTGAGACTTTTTGGTATAAATTTatgggtgttttgagctagttgtattggatttttatgcaagttttgaattgttgaatgactagAATATTGATGCTTGCACTGAAGAtttttattcgaaggttggaggtgaagtttggtttggattatgttttaatcattggagttgttgttgttggttttggaagtgATTATGGTTGGTTCGGCGTTAATAAAAGGTggatgttttgggttttaaatgcgaatggtttgaagagagttgctcgggtttaattgttatgatagttattgagttgtgaaatgactgttttgatttattactcaataaatagtagcttactaggttggttattaaatgttggatatatgttttgtttaggtggtgttactactagagttccgactcaaggtgttgatgATACGAAGAAGtaaggtaagcggggttcatatactagttttacataaaaaaaaaaaaaaaaaaaaaatgaggttgactttgagaataaacgtgtttgttttttaaaagaaattatctgaaaacaacctcagatgtttattctgcatatgcataaattcaatataagagaaagtgttttcctgtcatgactggtgtaaacatgagctagttttgtatactttgtttctgaactatgtaaaagagcgaatatgaaaatctaaaagttttgttatgaacaaatgagaatattttgtttctgtttatctcgaacatgtgaagtgatctaaagctGTTAaggattttgttttgatatgatgtgtcatctgaaaaccttggcatgaagttctgattctgtatatgattgtgatcCGATTCCGATAATATCTGTTCTgatttctgttaaggcccagccacgggtataatggtggtttataaccctaccacggggtaaaatatggtatacggctcagccacgggtataatggtggtttataaccctaccacgggggtgaaacatggaatatggcctagccaagggtataatggtggtttataaccctaccacgagagttaaacatggtattgtcccgatgtgatgctaaacgatgatatgattataatggttcagtttggaaatgccaacggattttctttttgggaataagtttatttttctggaaatttcgctctaatatttttgtaccaagttttgttaaTGCTTTTCAGAAGTAAAATAGGTTGTGTCTATAATAtgaagtaaatgttttgttctgcttatcaaatgttataaatgctcatgtttacatgctagtatatactctctgcttgctgagttgttgataactcacccctttaatcttcataatatttcagatgatattgatggttcagctgaggatcagtattagagtttatggagaagattagcagtgaattgttgttgggtatctcgtggtattagtgttgatgttggaagttatttatatttttcctaagtttgcttcaatggatttagacggtttatggagacttatgtcaatgttacattatttctagtttgttatttgagacatgaagaagagttgatttttatTCGGgctgttggattgaaaattggataaatgagtttatatgatttatttaattgaagtatttacgtttgatttgaagtttgggaaatatatattcttgaatttggaagtactctagccttgttaaagttgattatcaggttatatgagttaactctccggaccctcggggacagGGTGTTACATAGCCGGTAATGACACAGACTCTATTAGTGCTCTTAAAATTTTCTCACACAGTTGGTTCAAGGTCAAGGATCTTGGTAGCCTTAAattcttcttggctcttgaagTTGCACATTCCTCTACAAGGATCTATTTATGCCAGGGTAAATATGCCTTGGAAATTCTAGACGATTGTGGTTTTCTTGGGAGTATATCTGTCACTTCTCCCAtggtaaaaaatttaaaactcaataGCTCCGATGATCCTTTGCTTACTAGTTATTGTCAACTAGTGGGATGTCTCTTATATCTTACAATCACACATCCGAACTTTTCATACTTAGTGCAAATGCTTAGTCAATTCATGGACACTCCTCGGCAACCCCATCTTGATGCTGCTCATAGGATCCTTCGATATATCAAAGCCACTCCAGGCCAATGGATGTTCTTTTTATCCTCTTCCAGCACTCAACTCAAGGCTTTTTGTGACCCTAATTGGGCAAGTTGTCAAGACACATGACACTCTATCACTGGTTATTGCATTTTCATTGGTGATTCACCCATATCTTGAAAATCCAAGAAACATAACACGGTTTCTCATTCCTCGACTGAACCAGAATATCATGCCATGGCTTCTACTTGTTGTGAGATTATGTGGCTTTGCCTTTTAAGAGATTTACAACTCACCAATCCTCAACCATCTCTCCtcttttgtgataatcaagctgCTTTACACATTGCCACCAATCCTATTTTCATGACCATACCAAGCATAGAAATTGATTGTCATATTATTCATGAAAAATTACAAGTCGGCATTATTCAAACACTTCATGTTACATCACGACATCATATTGGTGATCTCTTTACAAAACCTCGTGGTTCAgatcaatttcattttctcattCGCAAGGTGGGTCATCATAACattcacactccaccttgagggGGAGTATCACAGATACACAATCCACCACTCAAGCCTGAGATCACCCCACATACCATATTAAGCATTAACGGCTACAACACCTCAACCACAGCTCATGATAACATGATTTTCTCCTAGattattgtgattttcttttcatgttttttcGTATATATTTACACCAATGTACATAACATATTGTAAGATATGATTCCATTAATCAATTCAATATTCATCAAATCTCGAACCGTTCATGTCAGTCTCAGCTTGCTTAACATGAAAAGATGTTCCTTGAACATGGTTGGCCGGATTCAATTTCTTCACTATCTTTGAAGAGTGTTACCACATATGCACCTTGCCCTCTAGGTGATATGCCGCCAGGGGTAGTCACTcgccttcctttttttttcgaTATTCAAAAAAATGTCCCACCTGAAAAATCCAACTTTTCAGATCATCCAAAACATTGTTGTTAGGGAAATCTAGTTTGGCCAATTTGGATATTGTAGAGTTACGGACtccattttcatttcttcagtTTCTATTTCTTTAGCCTGAACCTTCTCCGTCATCCAAACTTATGTTGGCAAGGGAATCTACCTTTCAACTGGTCTCCTCAAACTTTTTTCGTGAGTCGTTCCATGATACTTCCAAAATTCTCCATCTGTTGTTCTAAGCGCTCCACTCGAGGATCTACCATGACCGCATCTAATACCAGAGTGTCATGGGCCCAAGAGATTGAAAGAGTAACGGGGGATCAAGGGTAAATGCAGTGAGATCGTTGTTCCATGCCTTCACTGTAGTGCTAGAacaagtttaagaaaaaatatgggTTTTGGAGGAAACCGCCTCTGTCGAACTTAGGgtttgagaataattttttgcatAATCTTTATTAAAAGGAACAATATTACATACTTATAGCCTCATTCCCACTATTCAATAGCAAGATACTTAAGTAAACCAAATTAAAGACTAATGAAAGCTAATGAATGGACTTCCATAAAAAGGCAAATAttgtatgatcaaaataaatagGCACTGGCCGTAGTTGCCTTGCATGCAGCTTTCCTTAATTATTTGGAGCACGTAACACATTGCCCATCAATGGTTGTTGTGATAAAGGATATATACATGGGTTTAGTTTTTTCATCAATAGAACAAAGAAATAACAAATCAATCGCCTTACAAGAAAACTAGATTACTTCCAAATGTGtattgtgcatatatatatatatatatatatatatatatatatatatagcatggaAAACAATAActcgataaaaaaaatagagtaggGAACTATATATTTTGGGGTGATTCATAGACAATTTTCAAGTTAAGCAAAATCCACCATCATGGGGAAACTTGAAGactagtttttaataaaaattttattttttctttcagtgaAAATTACTTGTAGCAGATGTCACTCGCCTCGCACACGGCCTATTGTACATCCCAACTCCAAGATCCTCATGAGCACTTATTCATGTCAATACAACGTAATAGATGTATTTGATGCAAAAAGTTCAGGGTGCATGCTGAAAACAAATAGTGTTTTAATTTCATTTGCATTCGGACTTATAAAAAGATTCTTAGGAATTCGATGCATGAAGTACTAGCAAGTTGCAAAGGTgcaatgaaattgaaaaaattgtaaatagaataacatataatttataataatgcaTAAAAGCACAACAAAACTGGTAAAATAAGCATGACTTTGTATTCATAGTAATATCAtatacatacaaaaatataaatcacaacgAACATCCACTCAGATGtagtatatattaaatataatgaaCTAAGCATCAGACCAATAAATATCTAATTCACCCCAATCACTTTCTAGTACTCCCAAAGCCTTCCAAACAGCTTTAGAGGCATCAACAATGTTGTTAGGACATGGAGGTTGGTAATCATGGTCGGCATCACACCCCATTGTGGAATCACACTCGTCAACTACCTTGGCCTTGACGCTCCTTCCATTGCCATATATGGTGATATAATTCAAACACCTTTGCTTATTGTTGAACCATCCAGTTGACAGTGCTACCACAGGAGTATCATCAGGGTGATACTTGTTGTCGCATTCCGATGGTCCACCACCATCCCCACCTTTCTGAAAGCTATTGATGGTTAGTGTCGCCTTTGTATGTCTAGACACAGGGGGTGAACACAATTAAACGATATAAGGCTTGCCTTGCACACAACAATCCGAGTTGTTCTCTTTGTTACATTGTCCTGGTGGAGGCTTTTTCCCCCCTATTGTGCCACTAGGCTTGCAACTCTGAGCTTCAACACTGGACCACTTtgtaagaaaaagaaagaagaaaagggcaaaGCTTATAAAACAAATTTGGTTCGtcatcttttttttccctttcttgctTTGGTTATGTTTGGTGTGAAAAATTGAAGTGGTCGTGGgggtctatttatagagattaaCTACTCCAAATTGCTATTTTTAATGCCAAAGGATGACATGTATGCAGTCATCGCTTTTGAGGAAATGTACCAATTCTTCGAAAGACCATTTGGTATTTACATGCATCTTGGAAAGGAACAAAACTCGACTCaatgaattaaaatatcaaacaccatattataaaactatGTTGATTACGTACGTAACCATATACGAAGCCCTACTTTTGTATCTTTTGGCCATCGTCTTTCATCTTATCAAATTGGCTTAATTTATACTAAAGGAGTAAATGTTTTCATTCCTTTCGAATCTTGTGGCAGTCAATCAGCCTTGAGATGATACAGATCTAGTAATGTTTTTCATACCCAGAATCTCAATTTCTCAACGCCAAGCAAATTTGTAATGGAAGGTTTtcaagtattattaatttacgCTTTAATTTTGTGGGCTAATTATCATATTAGTTTCTAGtatttgataattttccaaTTAGCCATTGAGATTAAACAAAAAGAGCAAAAGTTTCATAGCAATCTCTGAAATAATACTATATCTCAAACCATTATTTCTTCATCCAATTCTACTTCACACTCATTAATTTGTTGTGTCATAACCAATCACTAACACAATGACATCACATATAGGCTATTAAGTTTTAAAAGGTTAAAAAATGTCAATTAATATGTCATGtcaacaagaaataaataaaacaatgatTTGAATTCCAAAAGCATAGAAACagtaagttataaaataaataaaacaatgatttgaattccaaaaaatgacttaaattaaacttataaaattaaaatcaaagaaagaattaataaactaaattcttttaaaaaaataaaactaatttaaaaaacataaataaaaaatgtcaaaagaaaagaaagagtcaAATTATAATTGGAAAAAACATTGAgattaaaacaaacaaacaaacaaaaagacgaaaaaaaaaaaaaggaaaaaaatgagccACGCATGAACTACCGATGGCCACCATAGGTTGACACACTGGACAACAGCTCAAGGGATGGCCTGCCAAGGCTACCTTGTGGGTCGCTACCATCAACTATTAATCACAACTTAGGCCGCCCAAGAACTAGCCTTGGTCCAAGGCCACCATGCATGGTGTTGTTTTGGACAAGTGACATAGCACAATTTATGAACAATATTATACATGTTGACCAGCAGTcctatattatcattttttttttaattcaaatttcgaATCTTAACTTTCAAAATCTTCACCATATCATAAATGATGCATCAGTATGTATTGTTATGTATGTAAGATTATAAACATTGATCgtattttacttctttttttaataatagtgaattagCTAGctctaattttcaaaaaatgccTTTGTTGCGGATATCTCTCGTTGCCACAATATATTTACCTTCAAGACAACATTACTATCAGTTTTATTTCCTGTCTAATGGTCGTTCTGAGAGATCAAGATCTTTAGGAAGAGTTGCTATACTTTAAGACATAAAATGGAAGCAATAGATGCAATTTGTATTGTTGTACATTGAGTACTCTTCTAAATAATTGCAAATGTTGACTAGTTTATTCACATGTTTATCAATTTCTCATTCTAGATATTGACAAAACTATAAGAAAAGATTctaatttattcaatttctctctctctctatctctctctctctctctctctctctctatatatatatatatatataagccaatTGAGAGGTATTGCAAATGATGCTTTAGGGGAAAGAGAATTACTTCAGGATTTTATAAGGTGATGTGTCAATTACTTTTTTtggagttgagttttttttaattaattttatgttgagCAAATATTTGTCCTTTATTAAAAGTTTAGATAAACATAATAATTCTCTGGGACAAAAGAAAGGGCATCATGGTGATTCTCAAGTAGAGTAAGTTGACTGTCAAGCTAGCATTATCTTGGCATAATTGGGAAGTTTTCTTAGtaagtaattattattttcattttaaatttaataatttcgttcacattaatacaaataaagaaaaaccaaGTTAAAACGTGGAAGCCCTCACCTATTTTCCCAATACTCAAGATctcataaaattatgaaaaatgctaactttACTTAAGCgaaacttacaaaaaaacttACCTTTCCACATGTCTGTTATTGAtattatgttgaaaattatgtaatttgaatttcaaaataagaaatgtcaaaataaaactaatcaaatgagacttgtacataaaattttaagtACATGTATCACAACtcgaaataattttattcaaaggttTTTACATCACATACCATCCATTTGGTacaatttgatttggaagataaattttaaaatttgaatcttacaaatcaaattatgccatgAAAATTGTATGTGGTGTAAAGAACATTCAAATCAAATAGTCATTCAAAGTAATATCATTGCGTGCCTACATGTCCTAACAGgattttaatttcttagaaAATCGGTTAAcaaactttcaaacatgttCCAATTAAATTGGAAACATTGTAAACAATGTAGCACGAGGCAATTGCacagaaaagcaaaagaaaactaGCAAAATAAGCACGCATTTGTATTTATAGTAATATCAGACACGTACAAACATATAAATCACAACGAACCTCCACTCAGATGTAGTATACGTTAAATTAAGCATCAGACCAATAAATATCTAATCCACCCCAATCACTTTCTGGCACTCCCAAAGCCTTCCAAACAGCTTTAGAGGCATCAACAATATTGTTAGGACATGGAGGTTGGTAATCATGGTCGGCATCACACCCCATAGTAGAGTCACACTCGTCAACTACTTTAGCCTTGACGCTCCTTCCATTGCCATGGATGGTGATATAATTCAAACACCTCTGCTTATTGTTGAACCATCCTGTTGACAGTGCTACCACAGGAGTATCATCAGAATGATACTGGTTGTCGCATTCTGATGGTCCACCACCATCTCCACCTTTCTGAAAGCTGTTGATGGTTAGCGTCGCCTTTGTATGGCTAGACACAAGGGGCGAACACTTATAAACAGTGTAAGGCTTGCCTTGCACGCAACAATCAGAGTGGTTCTCTTGGTTACATTGTCCCGGTGGAGGCTTTTTCCCCTTGATTATGCCACTGGGCTTGCAAGTCTGACCTTCAACTCCAGACCACTTtgtgagaagaaggaagaaaaagagggcaaagcatgtaaaaaaaatttggttcttcatcttttttcctcttttgcttTGATAATGTTTGGTATGAATAAGTTGTAGTGGCTGTgtgtcctatttatagagattaaCTACTCCAACTAGATATTTTCAATGTCAAAGTAGGACATGTGTGTAGTCATGACTTTTGAGGAAATAGGGTATTTTTGCTTTGAAATGTGATTTGGTATTTACATGCATCTTGGAAAAGAACAAATCTCGACTCAACgaattaaaatatcaaacaccatattataaaattgtgtTGATTACGTACGTAACCATATACAAAGCCCTCCTTTTGTATCTTTTGGCCAGCATCTTTCATCTTATCAAATTGGCTTAATTTATTCAAACAGAATATTAAAGGTTATCATTCCTGTGGATCTTGTGGTCTGGCAGTCAATCAGAAACAAACAAAAGtcgaaaaaacaaacaaatgagcCACACATGAACGACGAGGGGCCACCACAAGTTGACACATTGGACAAAAGCTCATGGGATGGCTTGCCAAGGCTACCTTGTGGGTCGCGACCATCAACTATTAATCACCCTTTAGGCCGCCCAAGAAGTAGCCTTGGTCCAAGGCCACCATGGTGTTATTTTGGACAGGTGACgtaacacaattttatatacgATATTATACGTGTTGAGTAATAGTCCtatattatcaaattttctttttaattcaaatttcgaATCTTAACTTTCAAAATCTTCACAATATCATAACTAATGCGTCAGTATGTATTGTTATGTACGTAAGATTATAAGTATTGATCATATTTTACTTCTTTCTCCTTTAATAATAGTGAATCAGCTTGttctaattttcaaaaaaaaaatttgtagagGATATCTCTCATTGCCACGATATATTTACCTTTGACAAATGCAATTTGTATTGTTCTAATTGAGTATTGTtctaaataatagtaaatgttGAAGAGTTTAATATGTTTATCAATTTCTCATTCAAGTTATTGACAAACTATAAGAAAAGATTCTAATTCATTCAAAACATTGGAAAGACTAGGAAGaaaatgtctatatatatatatatatatatatatatagtagccaATTGAGAGGTATTGCAAAGCATGCATTAGGAGGAGAATTACTTCAGGATTTTATAAGCTGATGTGTCAATTACTTTTATTGGAGttgagtttttaattaattttatgttaagcaaatatttttcctatataaaaattttatatagacATAATAATTCTCTAGGACAAAAGAAAGGGCATCATGTTGATTCTCAAGTAGAGTAAGTTGGTTGTTTGGTAGTTATAGGGGTGACTGTAAGAGAACATGAGGGTTATGTGGTTGCTACTCTTAGGTCCTCAAGGATGTCCTTTCTAGATGCAAAGTTGAGTGAATGTTTCGCATTACTCAAAGTTGTTCTGCTGTACGGAGCTTGGGTTGCAATAGGTTATGTTGGAGGGTGATGCACTTTCAATTGTAAATGATACTAAAAGCAATGATGAACAGTGGTCGAATGAAGGTTTGAAGATGTGAAGGATCTGTTGCAAGGTGTGCAGAGTTGGTCTATCAGATATGTCCCTAGGAAGTTAAACAATATAGCTCATGTTTTAGCCAAAGATGCTTTACTCCTTTCAGAGGAGTGTATTGATTTAAAGGTAGTACCTCCTTGCGTCTACTCTTTGCTTATTTGATCATTAATATGATCATGTtttcctccaaaaaaaaaaaagtagagtaaGTTGACTGTCAAGCTAGCATTATCTTGGCATAATTGGAAGGTTTTCTTAGtaagtaattattattttcattttaaatttaacaatttCGCTCACATTAATACAAGTAAATAAAAACCAAGTTAAAACATGGCAGCCCTCACCTATTGTCCCAATAATCAAGATctcataaaattaagaaaaatgctaacttTACTTAAGAgaaacttacaaaaaacttactttttcATGTATCAGTTATTGATATCATGTTGAAAATTCtgtaatttgaaattcaaaatttaaaattttaaaataaaactaatcaaatGAGTCTTGTACGTAAAATTTTAAGTACATGTAACACTACtcgaaataattttattcaaatgtTTTTACACCACATACCATCTATTTGGCATactttgatttggaagataatttttaaaatttgaatcttacaaatcaaagtATGCCATGTAAATTGTATGTGGTCTAAAGAACGTTCAAATTGAATAATCATTCGGTGTAATATCATTGTTTGCCTACATATGCTAAcgggattttaatttcttagACAATCGGTTAATAAACTTCCAGACATGTTGTAATTAAACTACAAACATCATAAATTGTATAGCACGAGGGAATAcagaaagcaaaagaaaactAGCAAAAGAAGCACGCctttatatttatagtaataCATACACGTACAAACATATAAATCAAAACGAACCTCCACTCAGATGTAGTATATGTTAAATTAAGCATCAGACCAATAAATATCTAATCCACCCCAATCACTTTCTGGCACTCCTAAAGCCTTCCAAACAGCTTTGGAGGCATCAACAATATTGTTAGGACATGGAGGTTGGTAATCATGGTCGGCATCACAACCCATGGTGGAATCACACTCGTCAACTACTTTAGCCTTGACGCTCCTTCCATTGCCATAGATGGTGATATAATTCAAACACCTCTGCTTATTGTTGAACCATCCTGTTG is a window from the Juglans regia cultivar Chandler chromosome 7, Walnut 2.0, whole genome shotgun sequence genome containing:
- the LOC118343723 gene encoding kiwellin-1-like, producing MKNQIFFTCFALFFFLLLTKWSGVEGQTCKPSGIIKGKKPPPGQCNQENHSDCCVQGKPYTVYKCSPLVSSHTKATLTINSFQKGGDGGGPSECDNQYHSDDTPVVALSTGWFNNKQRCLNYITIHGNGRSVKAKVVDECDSTMGCDADHDYQPPCPNNIVDASKAVWKALGVPESDWGGLDIYWSDA